A part of Motacilla alba alba isolate MOTALB_02 unplaced genomic scaffold, Motacilla_alba_V1.0_pri HiC_scaffold_31, whole genome shotgun sequence genomic DNA contains:
- the LOC119696467 gene encoding olfactory receptor 49-like yields the protein MNHTTVVEFVLLGLANSRRWEITLFLFLGIAYLLILLGNISVISITLTNNFLQTPMYYFLRNFALLEITFTSTFLPSTLYGLLTERKTISLPGCFLQMLLFYCLGTCTLFYMAVMSLDRYVAICHPLHYPAVMNSRFCLQLILGCWAVTFLLMFPPTIMTVQLPFCGPNVMNHFYCDASLLLQLSCADTGFIEELMFIILIIILPGTLIVTAVSYGCIIVTILRIPSSAGRRKAFSTCSAHLIVVMVFYSTCIYRYIRPVQRGGQDSDKVLSLFFSVLTQTLNPYIYSLRNRQVKQALKERILKFSGSLRQM from the coding sequence ATGAACCACACAACTGTAGTGGAGTTTGTCCTCCTGGGACTGGCTAACAGCCGCCGGTGGGAGATCACCCTCTTTCTGTTCCTTGGCATTGCCTATCTCTTGATCCTGCTCGGAAACATTTCTGTCATCAGCATCACTCTTACCAATAACTTCCTTCAGACCCCCATGTACTACTTCCTCAGGAATTTTGCCCTTTTGGAAATCACTTTCACCTCCACGTTCCTTCCCAGCACCCTGTACGGCCTCCTGACAGAGAGGAAGACAatttccctgcctggctgcttcCTCCAGATGCTGCTTTTCTACTGCCTGGGCACCTGCACCCTTTTCTACATGGCAGTGATGTCCTTGGACCGCTACGTTGCCATCTGCCACCCCTTGCACTACCCAGCCGTCATGAACAGCAGATTTTGCCTGCAGCTGatcctgggctgctgggcagtGACTTTTCTCCTGATGTTTCCCCCCACCATCATGACAGTGCAGTTGCCATTCTGTGGTCCCAATGTCATGAACCACTTTTACTGTGATGCTTCCCTGTTGTTGCAGCTGTCCTGCGCAGACACAGGCTTCATCGAAGAGCTGATGTTCATCATACTCATCATCATTCTCCCTGGCACCCTGATAGTAACTGCTGTTTCTTATGGCTGCATTATTGTCACCATCTTGCGTATTCCATCatctgcaggcaggaggaaggcaTTTTCCACGTGCTCAGCTCACCTGATagtggtgatggtgttttaTAGCACGTGTATTTACAGGTACATCCGCCCAGTCCAGCGAGGTGGGCAGGACTCTGACAAAGTTCTGTCTTTGTTCTTCTCTGTGCTGACTCAGACACTCAACCCTTACATCTACTCACTCAGGAACAGGCAAGTCAAGCAAGCTTTAAAGGAAAGAATTCTGAAGTTTTCTGGCTCCCTGAGGCAGATGTGA